A genomic stretch from Spodoptera frugiperda isolate SF20-4 chromosome 14, AGI-APGP_CSIRO_Sfru_2.0, whole genome shotgun sequence includes:
- the LOC118279394 gene encoding uncharacterized protein LOC118279394 — translation MSLDVHLDEPDDFNCVELHNSLQNVALAKGIQDFEYNVDCISGKRANYIANVFRVEINETDSDDHSISVIIKTLVNTERQVLYHKLHEREVIAYQKVISKFKDIQNVLYEHERLELSDCLYSNTENSREIIILEDLTTKGYDVDGKLAKYENLGIKEIGVVLAELAKFHALSFVFQCKEPMVVKEINTEFHDLLYQNHFLNKTKLRDYFFESFEMSLKLVTDEDAREKLGSVKSKLLQLLQMYVKPSKTSVFCHGDCWVNNMLFKHEAGKVCFIDFQAMRYANPVTDIMYFLYICTDSTFRSEHFDLLTTIYYDNLKVFLNKFDVKADDVYKREDFDADIEEFKPYGLLVAMVELRIVTMAAEDESIFKGSRLDLSIEPVDEPKDNELLKVRVNDVVKEAVDNGALDILMEKINNI, via the exons ATGTCTCTAGACGTTCATCTTGATGAACCAGATGACTTCAACTGTGTTGAACTCCACAATTCCCTACAAAACGTTGCACTCGCTAAAGGCATACAAGATTTCGAATACAATGTAGATTGTATAAGTGGCAAACGAGCTAACTACATAGCAAACGTGTTTCGCGTCGAAATCAATGAAACTGATAGTGACGACCATAGCATcagtgttattataaaaactttagtgAACACAGAACGGCAAGTGTTATATCACAAGTTACATGAACGAGAAGTCATAGCCTATCAGAAAGTCATAAGCAAGTTTAAAgatatacaaaatgttttatacgAACATGAAAGATTGGAACTCTCAGATTGTTTATATTCAAACACAGAAAACTCCAGGGAAATCATCATTTTGGAGGACTTGACAACAAAAGGATATGATGTCGATGGGAAATTGGCGAAATATGAAAATCTTGGTATCAAAGAAATCGGTGTGGTACTTGCAGAATTGGCAAAATTCCACGCTTTATCGTTTGTGTTTCAATGTAAAGAGCCGATGGTAGTGAAGGAAATCAATACTGAGTTTCACGATCTATTATATCAGAaccattttctaaataaaacgaaattgaGGGATTACTTCTTTGAGTCTTTCGAAATGTCTTTGAAACTTGTCACCGATGAAGATGCGAGGGAAAAGCTGGGGTCTGTGAAAAGCAAACTTTTGCAGCTCCTACAAATGTATGTGAAACCGAGTAAAACGAGTGTGTTTTGTCACGGAGACTGCTGGGTCAATAATATGCTGTTTAAACATGAG GCTGGAAAAGTATGCTTCATAGACTTCCAAGCGATGAGATACGCGAACCCAGTCACAGACATCATGTACTTTCTGTACATATGCACCGATTCCACATTCAGATCTGAGCATTTTGATCTCCTAACAACAATATACTATGACAATCTAAAAGTGTTCTTAAACAAGTTTGATGTTAAGGCTGATGATGTTTATAAAAGGGAAGATTTTGATGCGGATATTGAGGAATTTAAACCTTATGGACTGTTGGTCGCTATGGTTGAACTTAGAATTGTTACAATGGCTGCTGAGGATGAATCGATATTCAAAGGATCGAGGTTAGATTTGAGTATAGAGCCTGTAGATGAGCCTAAGGATAATGAATTACTTAAGGTCAGGGTGAATGATGTTGTTAAAGAGGCGGTTGATAATGGGGCATTGGATATACTTAtggagaaaataaataatatttga